Proteins encoded by one window of Engraulis encrasicolus isolate BLACKSEA-1 chromosome 21, IST_EnEncr_1.0, whole genome shotgun sequence:
- the ecsit gene encoding evolutionarily conserved signaling intermediate in Toll pathway, mitochondrial: protein MNPAQILLRSQCVRCVTPLVRRTAVLQTAFSNGGTAHCPTFTSTCVQQAHRTIHTSSNKLWPSSSPPSTKSKEDDERSKKDKALVGTDDLFERVGRQAKTKDSFNTAVDVFTSQDKRRRGHVEFIYAALKKMPEFGVERDVAVYNKILDVFPKEVFVPQNFIQRMFNHYPRQQECAVQVLEQMENHGVMPNVETKVLLIQIFGPKGHPVRKYQRIMYWFPKFRHANPFPVPHQLPADPVDLAHFSLKRIANDLDARVTVYQMPYTDMTETGEEVEEPHIVGIQSPDQQSLLAKHNPSKPVYVEGPYPLWLRKTCVYYYLLKADPVPPEEKVEEYIDPELVGPEQCLHYPLWVDLDLKRDMGDDFSFDVDDLEEGAVYAMCMAGRGDQDTLARWISGLQETNPILGQIPTLFRLESGPRELQDLTGSQRPSGPGSGAGSDDMNSEQQVRVEYEQVVEEEEERHHRHHQKQHDQEQREGQRVKQ from the exons ATGAATCCTGCTCAAATCCTGCTGCGGAGCCAGTGTGTCCGATGTGTAACACCTTTAGTCAGGAGGACAGCTGTTCTGCAGACTGCTTTCTCCAATGGAGGCACGGCACACTGCCCCACTTTTACCAGTACCTGTGTCCAG cAAGCTCACCGGACTATCCACACCAGCTCCAACAAGCTTTGGCCCTCTTCTTCGCCACCCTCCACAAAATCGAAGGAGGATGACGAGCGCTCCAAAAAGGATAAGGCGCTGGTCGGCACCGACGACCTGTTCGAAAGGGTGGGCCGACAGGCCAAGACCAAGGACTCCTTCAACACCGCGGTGGACGTGTTCACCAGCCAGGACAAGCGGCGGCGCGGCCACGTGGAGTTCATCTACGCGGCGCTGAAAAAGATGCCAGAGTTCGGGGTGGAGCGCGACGTGGCGGTCTACAACAAGATCCTGGACGTTTTCCCGAAGGAGGTGTTCGTGCCGCAGAACTTCATCCAGCGCATGTTCAACCACTATCCACGCCAGCAGGAGTGCGCCGTGCAAGTGCTGGAACAGATGGAGAAtcatg gaGTGATGCCCAACGTGGAGACCAAGGTGCTGCTGATCCAGATCTTCGGGCCCAAGGGCCACCCGGTGCGGAAATACCAGCGTATCATGTACTGGTTCCCTAAGTTCCGGCACGCCAACCCCTTCCCCGTGCCGCACCAGCTGCCCGCCGACCCCGTGGACCTGGCCCACTTCAGTCTCAAGCGCATCGCCAACGACCTCGACGCCCGCGTCACCGTCTACCAG ATGCCATACACAGACATGACGGAGactggggaggaggtggaggaaccaCATATCGTAG GGATCCAGAGTCCAGATCAGCAGTCCCTGTTGGCTAAGCACAACCCCAGTAAGCCGGTGTATGTGGAGGGGCCCTACCCTCTCTGGCTCCGCAAGACATGCGTTTACTACTACCTGCTCAAGGCCGACCCTGTGCCCCCAGAGGAGAAG GTAGAGGAGTACATTGACCCAGAGCTAGTGGGTCCTGAGCAGTGTCTGCACTACCCTCTATGGGTGGACCTGGATCTCAAAAGAGACATGGGCGACGATTTCAGCTTCGATGTGGACGACT TGGAGGAGGGCGCGGTGTATGCCATGTGCATGGCCGGTCGCGGGGACCAGGACACCCTGGCTCGCTGGATCTCCGGCCTCCAGGAGACCAACCCCATCCTGGGTCAGATCCCCACCCTCTTCCGGCTGGAGTCCGGCCCGCGCGAGCTCCAGGACCTCACCGGAAGCCAGCGCCCGTCCGGACCCGGCTCTGGCGCCGGGTCCGACGACATGAACTCGGAGCAACAAGTTCGAGTGGAGTACGAGCaggttgtggaggaggaggaagagcgacatcatcgtcatcatcaaaaGCAACATGATCAGGAGCAGCGTGAGGGACAGAGAGTGAAGCAGTGA